From the genome of Aliarcobacter lanthieri:
TTTTATGCATTACACATTTTACAACCATCTCATTTGATAATCTTCCAGTCACATATAATACTGATTTTTTCAAATCTTTTCTAGATATTGTTACAAGACCTATAACCTTATCAATGGCATTATGACGTCCTATATCTTCTGTTTCAAAAATAGTTCCATCTTCTAAAACAATTCTTGCTTTATGTACACAGCCTGTATCATCAAAGAGCTTTGAAGATTTGTTAAATTCACTCATTTGTTTTAATATTTGAGTTGATTTTAGAGTATATTGTGTTGATATAAAAGCACAATCAAAAGCTTTTTCAGCATTTCCTGTAACTCCTACACAACATCCAGAAGTTAGAGTTTTTTGTTTAAATAAGTTTTCATAAGCTATTTTAGAAATATCAGCTTCTACAAAAACACTTAAACCATCTTCACTAATTGTTAGTGATTTTATATCATCTATACTAGAGATAACTGCTTCACTTAATAAAAATCCAACAATATGAGCATCTTGATGCTCTTTTATACTCATAACAGATATTAGTTTTTCACCATTTAAGTAAAAATCTATTTTTTCATCTTTTATAACAAAATCTTCAAAACTCTCAAAATTATCTTCAAAAAATTTTTCAACAAAAATCTTTTTTGTATTAGTTTTATCAAAAGTAGGAAAAGAAGAGAAGTTTAAACTTCCCAAAACTTTCGTCATTTTCTTTTTCCTTCATTATTGATAATATCATTAAGAACATCAGGAGCTAATTGTTCTAAAAACTCTCTTGGGTATCTTCCTGTTATCAAACCTTTTAAGTTACCTTTTACTGCTACTAATGCTGAATACACAAAATCCATCAAGAAAAACATTATTAATACACTTGATCCAAAGTGTACATATAGCAATGCTCTTTTAAACTGTATATATTGTGCATTTGTATATGCATCTGGGTGTATAAACCATATTAAAAATCCACTTAAAAGCAACCCTGCTCCCATAGCTACAAATGCTATAAATATAATCCTTTTCATTGGTTTATATTTACCTGGAAGAACTATCTTCGCTATTAAACTATTCTTAGACATAATTTTCAAATCTTTAAATGCAATTATACTCATCATCAACCAGAATGGAAACCACAATATACCAGTTACTTCATGTGTACCTCTTAGGATAAAAGGTATATACCCTCCTTCACTTCTTAGGCTCCAAGTTATATTAAATCCTGTAATTATCAAGGCTATTATTATAAATACATTTAACCAAATTATTGCTCTATGTACTACAGAAAAAACTTGTACTTGATCATCTGGTCTAGTTATTATTGCTTCTTTTCTTCCACTTATTGCATACATTACACAAAAAATTGTTATTTCACCTACAAATACCCACCAGATATAAAGTTGTCTTTCATTACTAGCTCTTATTATTTCAGGTGCTATAGCTTCATAGTTTGGTCC
Proteins encoded in this window:
- the fdhD gene encoding formate dehydrogenase accessory sulfurtransferase FdhD → MTKVLGSLNFSSFPTFDKTNTKKIFVEKFFEDNFESFEDFVIKDEKIDFYLNGEKLISVMSIKEHQDAHIVGFLLSEAVISSIDDIKSLTISEDGLSVFVEADISKIAYENLFKQKTLTSGCCVGVTGNAEKAFDCAFISTQYTLKSTQILKQMSEFNKSSKLFDDTGCVHKARIVLEDGTIFETEDIGRHNAIDKVIGLVTISRKDLKKSVLYVTGRLSNEMVVKCVMHKIPIVVSKAAVTFEGIKAANEHGVTLIGFAREHRMNVYTHSGRVKVD
- a CDS encoding cytochrome b/b6 domain-containing protein — protein: MGNSSFFQRNKAYIFTLLGLSIVGGVFVGFMMIMDWEYLIKYTIHIMTGGNIDGILVPAETHYQEMVNRAFGPNYEAIAPEIIRASNERQLYIWWVFVGEITIFCVMYAISGRKEAIITRPDDQVQVFSVVHRAIIWLNVFIIIALIITGFNITWSLRSEGGYIPFILRGTHEVTGILWFPFWLMMSIIAFKDLKIMSKNSLIAKIVLPGKYKPMKRIIFIAFVAMGAGLLLSGFLIWFIHPDAYTNAQYIQFKRALLYVHFGSSVLIMFFLMDFVYSALVAVKGNLKGLITGRYPREFLEQLAPDVLNDIINNEGKRK